The Agromyces hippuratus genome has a window encoding:
- a CDS encoding helix-turn-helix transcriptional regulator: MVKPTRVTNDIRSLRFRAGEMTQAELAKRLGVTRQTVIAIEQGRYSPSLEMAFQLARIFGVPLDDVFQYPDHDAATDSEESAS, translated from the coding sequence GTGGTGAAGCCGACGAGGGTCACGAACGACATCCGCTCGCTGCGGTTCCGGGCCGGCGAGATGACCCAGGCCGAGCTCGCGAAGCGTCTCGGCGTGACCCGGCAGACCGTCATCGCCATCGAACAGGGGCGCTACTCGCCGTCGCTCGAGATGGCATTCCAACTCGCGCGGATCTTCGGGGTGCCGCTCGACGACGTCTTCCAGTACCCCGATCACGACGCGGCGACGGACTCGGAGGAGTCGGCATCATGA
- a CDS encoding MFS transporter, which translates to MPTPDTIGTRRIDALRAPHLGGRTWTAILAVGLVGQLAWVIENMYLNLFVYDTISTDPAIIAIMVAASAVAATAATLLFGAWSDRLARRREFVAIGYIVWGLVTAAFGLVGGGASGALSDGASGASTAAAATATAVIAVIALDCVMSFIGSGANDAAFAAWVTDSTVPANRGRVDGWLAIMPLIGMLLVFVLLDPLTQSGQWGLFFGIVGGITVITGIAAWFLVRDRGVAKHPHGVLRAIFEGLRPQTVRREPALFLTLAIWTVVGISSQVFLPYVLIYLRYSLALDGYAIVLGVVLLLASALSVAGGRLMDRIGKPRFLPYAVGAFAAGLIAMTFVREMTGVIAAATVMMAGMMASVAAVSAMTRDRTPEDRAGGVQGARMIMAILIPMLIGPAIGAAVISGADHTYVDLGVSHPVPGPEIFLAAAVVLVVVPPLAMLRARMLRRGEKALAATPADRA; encoded by the coding sequence ATGCCCACCCCGGACACCATCGGCACTCGGCGCATCGACGCGCTCCGCGCCCCGCATCTCGGCGGCCGCACGTGGACGGCCATCCTCGCCGTCGGACTCGTCGGGCAGCTCGCCTGGGTCATCGAGAACATGTACCTCAACCTGTTCGTCTACGACACGATCTCGACCGACCCCGCCATCATCGCGATCATGGTCGCAGCGAGCGCCGTCGCCGCGACGGCGGCCACGCTGCTCTTCGGCGCCTGGTCGGACCGACTCGCCCGTCGACGCGAGTTCGTCGCCATCGGCTACATCGTCTGGGGTCTCGTCACGGCCGCATTCGGCCTCGTCGGCGGAGGCGCGTCCGGGGCGCTCTCGGACGGGGCATCCGGTGCATCGACGGCCGCCGCGGCGACCGCGACCGCCGTGATCGCCGTGATCGCGCTGGACTGCGTCATGAGCTTCATCGGCTCCGGCGCGAACGATGCGGCCTTCGCCGCGTGGGTCACCGATTCGACGGTGCCCGCCAACCGCGGGCGCGTCGACGGATGGCTCGCCATCATGCCGCTCATCGGCATGCTGCTCGTCTTCGTGCTCCTCGACCCGCTCACGCAGTCGGGTCAGTGGGGGCTGTTCTTCGGCATCGTCGGCGGGATCACCGTGATCACCGGCATCGCCGCCTGGTTCCTGGTCCGCGACCGCGGCGTGGCGAAGCACCCGCACGGCGTGCTGCGCGCGATCTTCGAGGGGCTTCGTCCGCAGACCGTCCGACGCGAACCCGCCCTGTTCCTGACGCTCGCGATCTGGACGGTCGTCGGGATCAGCTCGCAGGTCTTCCTGCCGTACGTGCTCATCTACCTGCGCTACTCGCTCGCGCTCGACGGATACGCGATCGTGCTCGGCGTCGTGCTGCTGCTCGCCTCGGCGCTGAGCGTGGCCGGCGGGCGCCTCATGGACCGGATCGGCAAGCCCCGGTTCCTCCCGTACGCCGTCGGAGCGTTCGCCGCCGGCCTCATCGCCATGACCTTCGTGCGCGAGATGACCGGCGTCATCGCCGCCGCGACGGTGATGATGGCCGGCATGATGGCCTCCGTGGCCGCGGTCTCCGCGATGACGCGCGACCGCACCCCCGAAGACCGGGCGGGTGGCGTGCAGGGCGCTCGCATGATCATGGCGATCCTGATTCCGATGCTGATCGGCCCGGCGATCGGCGCCGCCGTGATCTCGGGCGCGGACCACACCTACGTCGACCTCGGCGTCTCGCACCCGGTGCCCGGCCCCGAGATCTTCCTGGCGGCGGCCGTCGTGCTCGTCGTCGTGCCACCGCTCGCGATGCTGCGTGCACGGATGCTGCGGCGCGGCGAGAAGGCCCTGGCCGCAACCCCGGCGGACCGCGCATGA